From one Halosimplex rubrum genomic stretch:
- a CDS encoding glycosyltransferase → MKIGYLCYRLSGTGPRTRAADVINAVAGEPDQEAVVLTNEPEVVTADADVRPVAIDKPVHLLRTARSAFADADVVHVPINVYQALFVRLVYRGPLVGGVGPGLQPSAFHKRLGRLIGVDKKIKVHQWDTQWEEAGYDTAICTATIDTGVFRPYDDDRIAELRGEFGFDDETVVLYVGRLTEHHGAHLVDEAARMAEGDDGLEFVVVGDGPLEDRFEGRENVTFPGFVENRRMPEFYNLADVSTAPRISDNTSNVGLESIACGTPFVTTATGTIEKLFGDREAYRWADRDAESLLAALRELAGDPEAYAAQRERGLRAIEEMPVTIDSALDIHLGVYEELAART, encoded by the coding sequence ATGAAGATCGGGTATCTCTGCTATCGCCTCTCGGGCACGGGGCCGCGGACGCGGGCCGCGGACGTGATCAACGCGGTGGCGGGGGAGCCGGACCAGGAGGCGGTGGTCCTGACGAACGAGCCCGAGGTCGTGACCGCCGACGCGGACGTGCGGCCGGTCGCCATCGACAAGCCGGTCCACCTGCTGCGGACCGCCCGGTCGGCGTTCGCCGACGCGGACGTGGTCCACGTCCCGATCAACGTCTATCAGGCGCTGTTCGTCCGCCTCGTCTACCGGGGGCCGCTGGTCGGCGGCGTCGGTCCCGGCCTCCAGCCCTCGGCGTTCCACAAGCGGCTCGGCCGGCTGATCGGGGTCGACAAGAAGATCAAGGTCCACCAGTGGGATACCCAGTGGGAGGAAGCGGGCTACGACACCGCGATCTGCACGGCGACGATCGACACCGGCGTGTTCCGCCCCTACGACGACGACCGGATCGCCGAGTTGCGGGGGGAGTTCGGTTTCGACGACGAGACGGTCGTCCTCTACGTCGGGCGGCTCACCGAACACCACGGCGCTCACCTCGTCGACGAGGCCGCTCGCATGGCCGAGGGCGACGACGGGCTCGAATTCGTCGTCGTCGGCGACGGGCCGCTCGAAGACCGATTCGAGGGCCGCGAGAACGTCACGTTCCCCGGATTCGTCGAGAACCGACGGATGCCCGAGTTCTACAATCTCGCGGACGTGTCGACGGCGCCCCGTATCAGCGACAACACCTCGAACGTCGGGCTGGAGTCGATCGCCTGCGGCACGCCGTTCGTCACGACCGCGACGGGCACCATCGAGAAGCTGTTCGGCGACCGCGAGGCGTACAGGTGGGCCGACCGCGACGCCGAGTCGCTGCTCGCGGCGCTCCGGGAACTCGCCGGAGACCCGGAGGCGTACGCGGCCCAGCGCGAGCGCGGGCTCCGCGCGATCGAGGAGATGCCGGTCACCATCGACAGCGCGCTCGACATCCATCTCGGGGTGTACGAGGAACTCGCCGCTCGGACGTGA
- a CDS encoding alkaline phosphatase family protein: MTLVVLGLDALDPDLVDPDEHPNLVLDHHRAIETLVSHTGEPSTHELWPTIITGLTPADHGLELDDDGVAWGNPLLEAGSSVADYLLPDALQSRIGAWLLTNTGADAFRTPATYYADNDIATVFDGREATAIGVPNYVVDPDSEDREHNLRRSLGDLFERDPESTGGHTSSDPATFYEQCMEMAMVRIARARRGVRGGRHELVFAYTSGLDLIGHVTYDMPALQMAAYDELDEFVGELRADLDEGDELLLVSDHGLQDGVHTHEAMVAGTDRAMVEDIGSVLDVADAIDAELDATDHASREEDPERQRGDGTEVRDQLEDLGYL; the protein is encoded by the coding sequence ATGACCCTCGTCGTCCTCGGACTGGACGCGCTCGATCCGGACCTGGTGGACCCGGACGAACACCCGAACCTCGTCCTCGACCACCATCGCGCGATCGAGACGCTGGTCAGCCACACCGGCGAACCCAGCACGCACGAGCTCTGGCCGACGATCATCACCGGGCTCACCCCCGCCGATCACGGCCTCGAACTGGACGACGACGGCGTCGCCTGGGGCAACCCGCTCCTGGAGGCCGGCAGCAGCGTCGCCGACTACCTCCTGCCCGACGCCCTCCAGTCGCGGATCGGCGCCTGGCTGCTGACCAACACCGGCGCCGACGCCTTCCGGACGCCCGCTACTTACTACGCGGACAACGACATCGCGACGGTCTTCGACGGTCGGGAGGCGACCGCCATCGGCGTCCCCAACTACGTCGTCGACCCCGACAGCGAGGACCGCGAACACAACCTCCGCCGCAGCCTCGGCGACCTGTTCGAGCGCGACCCCGAATCGACCGGCGGCCACACCTCCTCCGACCCGGCCACCTTCTACGAGCAGTGCATGGAGATGGCGATGGTCCGGATCGCCCGCGCCCGTCGCGGGGTCCGCGGCGGCCGCCACGAACTCGTCTTCGCCTACACGAGCGGCCTGGACCTGATCGGCCACGTCACCTACGACATGCCGGCCCTCCAGATGGCGGCCTACGACGAACTCGACGAGTTCGTCGGCGAACTCCGCGCCGACCTCGACGAAGGGGACGAACTCCTGCTCGTCAGCGACCACGGCCTGCAGGACGGCGTCCACACCCACGAGGCGATGGTCGCCGGGACCGACCGGGCGATGGTCGAGGACATCGGGAGCGTCCTCGACGTGGCCGACGCGATCGACGCGGAACTCGACGCGACCGACCACGCGAGCCGGGAGGAGGACCCCGAACGCCAGCGCGGCGACGGGACCGAGGTCCGCGACCAGCTGGAAGACCTCGGCTACCTATGA
- a CDS encoding glycosyltransferase family 4 protein, with the protein MTAAGEASPHDPPGAAPDGEDALDRDPSADPLSVLFVSPMDLSGRSGGNVATKEIAVAFARHHGVELSLVCPRPADALPPGLTDGAERAWFLPEKPAGTMEWHARSQLPTLRAHAAAERAVDPDLIVARVGPSSVFTPLAALVTRTPYVALIRGMVGRNLKFGTVVDALVRANALAADETYVAYGEIADRYGLGEDATVFPNAVDPERFQPMDRAEARERIDAPIDPGDFVVGFVGSLKQRHRVGDLLDAVAALPDGEAVHVLVVGDGPQRDALESRVADAGLTDAVTFCGYVDHDELAPYVGSCDATYGVVDADNPSNPIKCYEYLACERPVITSATDELGFVAERDLGVALDRVSPETVADAIARLRSLDDDALAEMGRRGREYVVENHTWDRLADAVVATYRE; encoded by the coding sequence ATGACGGCGGCCGGCGAGGCGTCCCCTCACGACCCGCCCGGCGCGGCGCCCGACGGCGAAGACGCACTGGACCGCGACCCGTCGGCCGACCCTCTGTCCGTGCTGTTCGTCAGCCCGATGGACCTGTCTGGCCGGTCGGGCGGCAACGTCGCGACGAAGGAGATCGCCGTCGCGTTCGCTCGCCACCACGGCGTCGAGCTATCGCTGGTCTGCCCGCGTCCGGCCGACGCGCTCCCGCCGGGACTGACCGACGGCGCCGAGCGGGCGTGGTTCCTGCCGGAGAAGCCCGCGGGGACGATGGAGTGGCACGCCCGGTCGCAGTTGCCGACCCTCCGGGCGCACGCCGCCGCCGAGCGGGCCGTCGACCCGGACCTGATCGTCGCCCGAGTCGGCCCGTCGTCGGTGTTCACGCCGCTGGCCGCGCTGGTCACGCGGACGCCGTACGTCGCGCTGATCCGCGGGATGGTCGGCCGGAACCTGAAGTTCGGCACCGTCGTCGACGCGCTCGTGCGAGCGAACGCCCTGGCGGCCGACGAGACGTACGTCGCATACGGCGAGATCGCCGACCGCTACGGGCTGGGCGAGGACGCGACCGTCTTCCCGAACGCCGTCGACCCGGAACGCTTTCAGCCGATGGACAGGGCCGAGGCGCGCGAGCGGATCGACGCGCCGATCGACCCCGGGGACTTCGTCGTCGGGTTCGTCGGGAGCCTCAAGCAGCGCCATCGGGTCGGCGACCTGCTCGACGCCGTCGCCGCCCTCCCGGACGGCGAAGCGGTCCACGTCCTCGTCGTCGGCGACGGCCCCCAGCGCGACGCCCTCGAATCGAGGGTCGCCGACGCCGGCCTGACCGACGCGGTGACGTTCTGCGGGTACGTCGACCACGACGAGCTCGCGCCGTACGTCGGGAGCTGCGACGCGACCTACGGCGTGGTCGACGCGGACAACCCGTCGAACCCGATCAAGTGCTACGAGTATCTCGCCTGCGAGCGCCCGGTCATCACGAGTGCGACCGACGAACTGGGCTTCGTCGCCGAACGCGACCTGGGCGTCGCGCTCGACCGGGTGTCCCCCGAGACCGTCGCCGACGCCATCGCCCGTCTGCGGTCGCTCGACGACGACGCCCTCGCGGAGATGGGGCGGCGCGGCCGCGAGTACGTCGTCGAGAACCACACGTGGGACCGCCTGGCCGACGCGGTCGTCGCGACCTACCGCGAGTGA
- a CDS encoding sulfatase-like hydrolase/transferase, protein MTRNVVFVVLDSVRKDYFDEHAPRLLAEADVSISQCRAASNWSPPSHGAIFTGELPSVSGIHSHDPSYEDTPLEDTFLSAFRDHFRFAVSNNLFVARPYGFDEYFDEFANVSRHSVFAEGEEIDSFLHDIDATGLPRYAEFFKRALAHDETLKSAANGLALKTNEYLANTPLPRLWDFGTRTTLGYAEQLVRENSEPFFGFMNLMETHNPHANNVFYGADDVPNDWSSDAYRTIDFNNQVRAEGVDETHVEHYRNVYAESIRYTDEQLVAFVDRLADITDHETTVVVTADHGENLCGPEEDDLLGHVGNLSEALLHVPLTILNAPGSVDEPDDEYFSQLDLGTLIAGLADDELNATFRERVPAEAVGAAPPEDVADYDFWDRMIRAVYSGDRKYVWDSFGDRAVYRLDRDRLCTQTEVDEPWDDEAVAGLFETDIGTYKGQFGDDNGKAWSDDAPTERLKDLGYL, encoded by the coding sequence ATGACGCGGAACGTCGTCTTCGTCGTCCTCGACTCGGTCCGGAAGGACTACTTCGACGAGCACGCGCCGCGGCTGCTCGCCGAGGCCGACGTTTCGATCTCGCAGTGCCGCGCGGCCAGCAACTGGAGCCCCCCGAGCCACGGGGCGATCTTCACCGGCGAACTGCCCTCGGTGTCCGGCATCCACAGCCACGACCCCTCGTACGAGGACACGCCGCTCGAAGACACCTTCCTGTCTGCGTTCCGCGACCACTTCCGCTTCGCGGTCAGTAACAACCTCTTCGTCGCCCGCCCCTACGGGTTCGACGAGTACTTCGACGAGTTCGCCAACGTCTCGCGTCACTCCGTGTTCGCCGAGGGCGAGGAGATCGACTCCTTCCTCCACGACATCGACGCGACGGGCCTGCCCCGGTACGCGGAGTTCTTCAAGCGCGCCCTCGCTCACGACGAGACGCTCAAGAGCGCCGCCAACGGTCTCGCGCTGAAGACCAACGAGTACCTCGCGAACACCCCGTTGCCCCGGCTGTGGGACTTTGGGACGCGAACGACGCTCGGCTACGCCGAGCAGCTCGTCCGGGAGAACTCCGAACCGTTCTTCGGCTTCATGAACCTCATGGAGACGCACAACCCCCACGCGAACAACGTCTTCTACGGGGCCGACGACGTGCCCAACGACTGGTCGTCGGACGCCTACCGCACCATCGACTTCAACAATCAGGTGCGCGCGGAGGGCGTCGACGAGACCCACGTCGAGCACTACCGGAACGTCTACGCCGAGTCCATCCGCTACACCGACGAGCAACTGGTCGCGTTCGTCGACCGGCTGGCCGACATCACCGACCACGAGACGACCGTCGTCGTCACCGCCGACCACGGCGAGAACCTCTGCGGTCCGGAGGAAGACGACCTCCTCGGCCACGTCGGGAACCTCTCGGAGGCGCTGTTGCACGTCCCGCTGACGATCCTCAACGCGCCGGGATCGGTCGACGAACCCGACGACGAGTACTTCTCGCAACTGGACCTGGGCACGCTGATCGCGGGGCTGGCCGACGACGAGCTGAACGCCACGTTCCGGGAGCGGGTCCCCGCCGAGGCGGTCGGCGCGGCGCCCCCGGAGGACGTGGCCGACTACGACTTCTGGGACCGGATGATCCGCGCCGTCTACAGCGGCGACCGCAAGTACGTCTGGGACTCGTTCGGCGACCGCGCAGTCTACCGTCTCGACCGCGACCGGCTCTGCACCCAGACCGAGGTCGACGAGCCCTGGGACGACGAGGCGGTCGCCGGCCTCTTCGAGACGGATATCGGGACCTACAAGGGCCAGTTCGGCGACGACAACGGGAAAGCGTGGAGCGACGACGCCCCCACCGAGCGGCTCAAAGACCTCGGCTACCTCTGA
- a CDS encoding sulfatase-like hydrolase/transferase yields the protein MTSPPLDGTAPSNVLLIVLDSVRARDAGLYGYQRETTPFLETFAERATVYEQARAPGIHSIASHASIWTGHEVEEHGLSRHEDELAAGTTVWEDLDDRGFETGLFTTNVVVSHASNLAAPFGTVVADEFTDPTEKLFESAHGPGDVRDHEGLAGNLSRCLDDDEPLKALANSVHHVYRKRRGGTGDSLDSTGVLDRFESWREDTDGPWAACLNLMDAHFPYEPDDRFDLWGDDRLREFQAALEKPPSYEYTHGRPWWQLETARHLYDGAVRQADARVERVVDGLDRAGALDDTLVVVTSDHGEGFGEHSALVPAARLVDHSWGIDEVLTHVPLVVSYPGRSDGERVERPVSLAEFPSVVEDVLAGTADPASFARDGPVVASTFRLLDRDAGTFDDSEADAADYRGPWRAVYDYDDGVVRKSARRGDSAAAFEVPDAQHVCPADGDAAARVASVFGELEDAGVKKGAGAVEAGVEDRLSDLGYLR from the coding sequence GTGACATCGCCCCCTCTCGACGGGACTGCCCCCTCGAACGTCCTCCTGATCGTCCTCGACAGTGTCCGAGCCCGCGATGCCGGTCTCTACGGCTACCAGCGCGAGACGACGCCGTTCCTCGAGACTTTCGCGGAGCGAGCGACGGTGTACGAGCAGGCCCGGGCGCCGGGGATCCACAGCATCGCGAGCCACGCCAGCATCTGGACCGGCCACGAAGTCGAGGAACACGGCCTCTCGCGCCACGAAGACGAACTCGCCGCGGGGACGACGGTCTGGGAGGACCTCGACGACCGCGGGTTCGAGACCGGGCTCTTTACGACCAACGTCGTTGTCTCCCACGCTTCGAACCTGGCAGCGCCGTTCGGAACGGTGGTCGCCGACGAGTTCACCGACCCGACCGAGAAGCTGTTCGAATCGGCCCACGGCCCCGGCGACGTGCGCGACCACGAGGGACTGGCGGGCAACCTCTCGCGCTGTCTCGACGACGACGAGCCGCTGAAGGCCCTCGCGAACAGCGTCCACCACGTCTACCGCAAGCGACGGGGCGGTACCGGCGACTCGCTCGACTCGACGGGCGTGCTCGACCGCTTCGAGTCGTGGCGCGAGGACACCGACGGTCCGTGGGCCGCCTGTCTCAACCTCATGGACGCCCACTTCCCCTACGAGCCCGACGACCGGTTCGACCTGTGGGGCGACGACCGGCTGCGGGAGTTCCAGGCGGCGCTGGAGAAACCGCCGTCGTACGAGTACACCCACGGCCGTCCGTGGTGGCAGCTCGAGACCGCGAGACACCTCTACGACGGCGCCGTCCGCCAGGCCGACGCGCGCGTCGAACGTGTCGTCGACGGCCTGGATCGGGCGGGCGCCCTCGACGACACGCTCGTGGTCGTGACCAGCGACCACGGCGAGGGGTTCGGCGAGCACAGCGCCCTCGTCCCGGCGGCGCGGTTGGTCGACCACAGCTGGGGGATCGACGAGGTCCTGACGCACGTCCCGCTCGTGGTGAGCTACCCGGGCCGGTCGGACGGCGAGCGCGTCGAACGACCCGTGTCGCTCGCCGAGTTCCCCTCCGTTGTCGAGGACGTACTGGCCGGAACCGCCGACCCCGCGTCGTTCGCGCGGGACGGACCGGTCGTCGCCTCGACGTTTCGCCTCCTCGACCGGGACGCCGGAACCTTCGACGACTCCGAGGCGGACGCGGCCGACTATCGGGGGCCCTGGCGGGCCGTCTACGACTACGACGACGGCGTGGTCCGCAAGTCCGCCCGGCGGGGCGACAGCGCGGCCGCCTTCGAGGTCCCCGACGCGCAGCACGTCTGCCCGGCCGACGGCGACGCCGCAGCCCGGGTGGCGTCGGTCTTCGGGGAACTGGAAGACGCGGGCGTCAAGAAGGGAGCCGGAGCGGTCGAGGCCGGCGTCGAGGACCGCCTGAGCGACCTGGGCTATCTCCGGTGA
- a CDS encoding TrmB family transcriptional regulator, with protein sequence MNGEGSAVFDRLGLTEYEETALRELLSLGKTTAPNLAEATDIPKARIYGVLESLSDRGFVEVIPGRPKEYQPKPPEAILDRAVENHRQDYETFAAAIDDLREEFLAAFRPRYEGASEDVTPTEELFHVVDVGEPSERETRRLYHDATDEVDVVTKSFEYFDSVEPALADALDRGVDVSVLMLVPEFLSTDPRDEPAIQREIVEGIRAEYPSVEIRFSTGKLPFRGHVADPSLDYETGSAILLVEEEDVPNHMRQAAITDNGAFVAGLKRYFDLIWDHESVGDVDDRT encoded by the coding sequence ATGAACGGCGAGGGGAGCGCGGTCTTCGACCGGCTGGGGTTGACCGAGTACGAGGAGACGGCGCTGCGGGAGTTGCTCTCGCTCGGGAAGACGACGGCGCCGAACCTCGCGGAGGCGACGGACATCCCGAAAGCGCGGATCTACGGCGTCCTCGAGTCGCTGTCGGACCGGGGGTTTGTCGAGGTCATCCCCGGTCGCCCCAAGGAGTACCAGCCCAAGCCGCCCGAGGCGATCCTCGACCGCGCCGTCGAGAACCACCGTCAGGACTACGAGACCTTCGCCGCCGCGATCGACGACCTGCGCGAGGAGTTCCTCGCGGCGTTCCGGCCCCGCTACGAGGGGGCGAGCGAGGACGTGACGCCCACCGAGGAGCTGTTCCACGTCGTCGACGTGGGCGAACCCAGCGAGCGCGAGACGCGGCGGCTCTACCACGACGCCACCGACGAGGTCGACGTCGTCACCAAGAGCTTCGAGTACTTCGACTCCGTCGAGCCGGCCCTCGCCGACGCGCTCGACCGGGGCGTCGACGTCTCCGTCCTGATGCTCGTCCCCGAGTTCCTCTCGACGGACCCGCGCGACGAGCCGGCGATCCAGCGGGAGATCGTCGAGGGGATCCGCGCCGAGTACCCTTCAGTCGAGATCCGCTTCTCCACCGGGAAGCTCCCCTTCCGCGGCCACGTCGCCGACCCCAGCCTCGACTACGAGACCGGCTCGGCCATCCTCCTCGTCGAAGAGGAGGACGTGCCCAACCACATGCGCCAGGCCGCCATCACCGACAACGGCGCCTTCGTCGCCGGGCTGAAGCGCTACTTCGACCTCATCTGGGACCACGAGAGCGTCGGCGACGTAGACGACCGGACGTAG
- the aglJ gene encoding S-layer glycoprotein N-glycosyltransferase AglJ codes for MEYDDVCVLVPTLNESETIGPVVESFAAEGFDDILVIDGGSTDGTQSIAEEKGARVVQQRGSEGKGQALQEGFELTDAPVVLMLDGDQTYRAEDAAAMLEPIFEGRADHVIGDRFADMEDGAMTRLNRFGNGVINRAFSVIHGRDYQDILSGYRALTRDSIDRLSLTEDHFGIETEMAVECVKHNVRTEVVPIRYRARPDDSETNLRPFRDGADIILTLYKMAKTNNPLFYFGSVGTVSLVVGLVLGSYVAVEWITANTSHEVLAFLGGLAIIFGVQLLMFGVLSDMIVTVNREQTRQLEDLTQRLSEDRARDATRVDESESTNAADRAAGDRPEGSPPEQEASTPERRG; via the coding sequence ATGGAGTACGACGACGTCTGCGTGCTGGTCCCCACGCTGAACGAGTCCGAGACGATCGGGCCGGTCGTCGAGTCGTTCGCGGCCGAGGGGTTCGACGACATCCTCGTGATCGACGGCGGGTCGACCGACGGCACGCAGTCGATCGCCGAGGAGAAGGGCGCACGCGTCGTCCAGCAACGCGGTTCGGAGGGGAAGGGTCAGGCCCTGCAGGAGGGGTTCGAACTGACCGACGCCCCGGTCGTGCTCATGCTCGACGGCGACCAGACCTACCGGGCCGAGGACGCCGCGGCGATGCTCGAACCGATCTTCGAGGGGCGGGCCGACCACGTGATCGGCGATCGGTTCGCCGACATGGAGGACGGCGCGATGACGCGGCTCAACCGGTTCGGCAACGGCGTCATCAACCGGGCGTTCTCGGTCATCCACGGCCGCGACTACCAGGACATCCTCAGCGGCTACCGGGCGCTGACCCGCGACAGCATCGACCGTCTCTCGCTGACGGAGGATCACTTCGGCATCGAGACGGAGATGGCCGTCGAATGCGTCAAGCACAACGTCCGCACCGAGGTCGTCCCGATCCGCTACCGCGCCCGACCGGACGACTCGGAGACGAACCTCCGGCCGTTCCGCGACGGCGCCGACATCATCCTGACGCTGTACAAGATGGCCAAGACGAACAACCCGCTGTTCTACTTCGGGAGCGTCGGCACCGTCAGTCTGGTCGTCGGCCTCGTCCTCGGTTCGTACGTCGCCGTCGAGTGGATCACGGCCAACACCTCCCACGAGGTCCTCGCCTTCCTCGGTGGTCTGGCGATCATCTTCGGCGTGCAGCTGCTGATGTTCGGCGTCCTCTCGGACATGATCGTCACGGTCAACCGCGAACAGACCCGCCAGCTCGAGGACCTCACGCAGCGGCTCAGCGAGGACCGAGCGCGGGACGCCACTCGCGTCGACGAGTCCGAGAGCACGAACGCCGCGGACAGGGCCGCGGGCGACCGCCCCGAGGGGTCCCCGCCCGAACAGGAAGCGTCGACGCCCGAGCGGCGGGGCTGA
- a CDS encoding DUF5789 family protein, translated as MGVRPPSNDVDEEPDVVEFGIAALDARLADADVGFPATAAELRDRFGDATVPYDAAGNEMPVAEALAETDRESFDSEDDLLNALHPVFERKRQAASTSIVKQLRGLVPF; from the coding sequence ATGGGAGTTCGGCCACCGTCGAACGACGTGGACGAGGAACCGGACGTCGTCGAGTTCGGCATCGCGGCACTCGACGCGCGACTGGCCGACGCGGACGTGGGCTTCCCCGCGACAGCGGCGGAGTTACGCGACCGGTTCGGCGACGCGACCGTCCCGTACGACGCCGCCGGCAACGAGATGCCCGTCGCCGAGGCGCTGGCCGAGACGGATCGGGAGTCGTTCGACTCCGAGGACGACCTGCTCAACGCGTTGCACCCCGTCTTCGAGCGCAAGCGCCAGGCCGCCTCGACGAGCATCGTCAAACAGCTCCGCGGGCTCGTCCCCTTCTGA